A part of Halobaculum sp. MBLA0143 genomic DNA contains:
- a CDS encoding biotin--[acetyl-CoA-carboxylase] ligase translates to MTQYDAAGVADAVTADFDVEYHDTLASSNDRARELAAERAPETVVVADEQTAPRGRGDREWVSPAGGVWFSLLVWPSRPPAETPVVTLATAVAVTDGCRQAGVPARIKWPNDVIVGDGERGGAKLCGVLTEAGETDGDRWLAVGVGLNANVSPSALPADADATTLRAERDGDDVDRRRLVGTIVDRFAELRADPEAVLPAWREHADTLGRRVRVETPTETLVGEAVDVEFPGSLVVRTDAGDRVVTAGDCEHLRPIR, encoded by the coding sequence GTGACACAGTACGACGCCGCCGGGGTCGCCGACGCCGTGACGGCCGACTTCGACGTGGAGTACCACGACACGCTCGCGTCCAGCAACGACCGCGCCCGAGAACTCGCGGCCGAGCGCGCCCCGGAGACGGTCGTCGTCGCCGACGAACAGACCGCCCCGCGGGGGCGGGGAGACCGCGAGTGGGTCTCGCCCGCCGGCGGCGTGTGGTTCTCCCTGCTCGTCTGGCCGTCGCGCCCGCCGGCGGAGACGCCGGTCGTCACGCTGGCGACGGCCGTCGCCGTGACGGACGGCTGCCGGCAGGCCGGCGTCCCCGCCCGGATCAAGTGGCCCAACGACGTGATCGTCGGCGACGGGGAACGCGGCGGCGCGAAGCTGTGCGGAGTCCTGACGGAGGCGGGCGAGACGGACGGCGACCGGTGGCTCGCCGTCGGCGTCGGGTTGAACGCCAACGTCTCTCCGTCCGCGCTCCCGGCCGACGCCGACGCCACGACGCTCCGAGCGGAACGCGACGGCGACGACGTCGACCGCCGCCGGCTCGTCGGGACGATCGTCGACCGGTTCGCGGAACTCCGGGCCGACCCCGAGGCGGTGCTCCCGGCCTGGCGGGAGCACGCCGACACGCTCGGCCGCCGCGTCCGGGTGGAGACGCCGACGGAGACGCTCGTCGGCGAGGCCGTCGACGTGGAGTTCCCGGGTTCGCTAGTCGTCCGGACGGACGCCGGCGACCGGGTCGTCACTGCCGGCGACTGTGAACACTTAAGACCTATAAGATGA
- a CDS encoding universal stress protein, whose protein sequence is MGLYDRILVPTDGSDGVERAVRHAVDLAVVHGATLHALYVVDAAAYAGLPTEASLEGVDEMLRADAEDAVAAVASLADDYDVPCETAIRDGTPSGRIVTYAEANDCDLIVTATHGRGGIDRLLLGSTAEKVVRSATVPVLTVNLTSHNPGI, encoded by the coding sequence ATGGGGTTGTACGACCGGATTCTCGTGCCGACGGACGGTTCAGACGGCGTCGAGCGGGCCGTCCGGCACGCGGTCGATCTGGCGGTCGTCCACGGGGCGACGCTGCACGCGCTGTACGTCGTGGACGCGGCGGCGTACGCCGGGCTGCCGACGGAGGCGTCGTTGGAGGGGGTCGACGAGATGTTACGAGCGGACGCCGAGGACGCGGTCGCGGCGGTGGCGTCGCTGGCGGACGACTACGACGTGCCCTGCGAGACGGCGATCCGCGACGGCACCCCCAGCGGCCGGATCGTGACGTACGCCGAGGCGAACGACTGTGATCTGATCGTCACCGCGACACACGGCCGCGGCGGGATCGACCGACTCCTGCTCGGCTCCACCGCCGAGAAGGTGGTGCGGTCGGCGACGGTGCCGGTCCTTACTGTAAATCTAACTAGTCATAATCCTGGGATCTGA
- a CDS encoding class I SAM-dependent methyltransferase: protein MFDYYFGIARARRRGRRIAVGLAVAAVAAGGGAAVASDTGYVVGLAGVVAGTWYAQPAAKRLLVPAPWSPERWKYAPLAEGVDWDGVDHWLDLGTGTGRSLVGPAPAVDDARVTALDPFDGGVIAGGPERARRNAATAGLDARLVRGDTTRLPFTADSADAVTACGLLHDHSRADAEATLAEARRVLRPAGTLGVIESVATHEETDDPLGYWSDLVVDAGFEVTASGTVERRDSTYHYVIAAPA, encoded by the coding sequence GTGTTCGACTACTACTTCGGGATCGCTCGAGCCCGTCGGCGTGGCCGCCGGATCGCCGTCGGGCTGGCGGTCGCCGCGGTCGCGGCCGGCGGCGGCGCGGCCGTCGCCTCCGACACGGGCTACGTCGTCGGGCTCGCGGGCGTCGTCGCCGGGACGTGGTACGCCCAGCCGGCCGCGAAGCGCCTGCTCGTTCCCGCACCCTGGAGTCCGGAGCGGTGGAAGTACGCCCCGCTGGCGGAGGGGGTCGACTGGGACGGCGTCGACCACTGGCTCGACTTGGGCACCGGGACGGGTCGGTCACTCGTCGGCCCGGCGCCGGCCGTCGACGACGCCCGCGTCACCGCGCTGGACCCGTTCGACGGCGGCGTGATCGCCGGCGGCCCCGAGCGCGCCCGCCGCAACGCCGCGACTGCCGGGCTCGACGCCCGGCTCGTCCGCGGCGACACCACGCGGCTCCCCTTCACCGCCGACTCGGCCGACGCCGTCACCGCTTGTGGGCTGCTCCACGACCACTCGCGGGCGGACGCCGAGGCGACGCTCGCGGAGGCTCGCCGCGTCCTCCGGCCGGCCGGGACGCTCGGCGTGATCGAGTCCGTGGCAACTCACGAGGAGACGGACGACCCACTGGGCTACTGGTCGGATCTCGTCGTCGACGCTGGCTTCGAGGTGACCGCCAGCGGCACGGTCGAGCGCCGGGACTCGACGTACCACTACGTGATCGCGGCACCGGCGTAG